One region of Thunnus thynnus chromosome 14, fThuThy2.1, whole genome shotgun sequence genomic DNA includes:
- the hmx3a gene encoding homeobox protein HMX3 — MPETTQETCASAKDSPFFIKNLLNCDNKPSKPKPVLAAAKAALEGGFSLSQVGEFNFPRFDLPAQRFSLPAHYLERTSAWWYPYALSSSAHLHRTEVTEKPGARDSSPTSGTDRDSPDLVLKSEPDAKDDDEDDEHNNNKSGDEIILEESDTEEAKKDELGEWKKMDDDKKPCRKKKTRTVFSRSQVFQLESTFDMKRYLSSSERAGLAASLHLTETQVKIWFQNRRNKWKRQLAAELEAANLSHAAAQRIVRVPILYHENSASESGGAAANVPVSQPLLTFPHPGVYYSHPIVTSVPLLRPV, encoded by the exons ATGCCAGAGACAACGCAAGAGACGTGCGCTTCGGCCAAGGACTCTCCTTTCTTCATTAAGAATCTGCTGAACTGTGATAACAAACCGTCCAAACCCAAACCCGTGCTGGCTGCCGCTAAGGCGGCCTTGGAGGGGGGATTTTCCCTCTCCCAGGTCGGGGAATTCAACTTTCCACGCTTTGACCTGCCCGCACAGAGGTTCAGTCTACCGGCTCACTACTTGGAGCGCACCTCGGCGTGGTGGTACCCCTACGCCCTCAGCTCATCCGCCCACCTACACAGAACCGAAG TCACCGAGAAACCAGGAGCCAGAGACTCCTCTCCAACCTCGGGCACGGACAGAGACTCGCCGGACCTGGTGCTCAAATCCGAGCCAGACGCCAAAGATGATGACGAGGACGACGagcacaacaataacaaaagcgGCGACGAGATCATCCTGGAAGAGAGCGACACGGAAGAAGCCAAAAAAGACGAGCTGGGGGAATGGAAGAAGATGGACGACGACAAGAAGCCGTGTCGCAAGAAGAAGACGCGCACGGTTTTCTCCCGGAGCCAGGTGTTCCAGCTGGAGTCCACCTTCGACATGAAGCGGTACCTGAGCAGCTCGGAGCGGGCCGGCCTGGCCGCGTCCCTGCACCTGACGGAGACTCAAGTGAAGATCTGGTTCCAGAACAGAAGGAACAAGTGGAAAAGGCAGCTGGCCGCGGAGCTGGAGGCCGCCAACCTCAGCCACGCCGCGGCGCAGAGGATAGTCCGGGTGCCCATCCTTTACCACGAGAACTCGGCCTCGGAGAGCGGAGGCGCCGCTGCCAACGTACCAGTGAGCCAGCCGCTGCTCACCTTCCCGCACCCCGGCGTCTACTACTCCCACCCCATCGTCACATCCGTGCCGCTGCTCAGACCGGTTTGA
- the hmx2 gene encoding homeobox protein HMX2 — MSSAEDSGSKCSSGPISSFTIQSILGTPSDAPRSGTKELSKGAPPAPRRRSLSVSSEEECSGGEDSADCFCSDTGHSEPCTQHQAHNFSCLGPAKGLLSGNDGLARRPHLPQPLLQDYKEEQERPCHQMSPLSEERQTDGADKQGNSAKKKTRTVFSRSQVYQLESTFDMKRYLSSSERACLASSLQLTETQVKTWFQNRRNKWKRQLSAELEAANMAHASAQTLVGMPLVFRDNSLLRVPVPRSIAFPTPLYYPGSNLPALPLYNLYNKIEY, encoded by the exons ATGAGTAGCGCAGAAGACAGCGGGAGCAAGTGCTCGTCGGGCCCGATTTCCAGCTTTACCATCCAGTCGATTTTAGGCACGCCGTCCGATGCGCCGCGCTCCGGGACCAAGGAGCTCTCCAAGGGAGCGCCGCCGGCGCCGCGGAGGCGCTCCCTGTCTGTGTCCTCAGAGGAGGAGTGCAGCGGCGGGGAGGACTCAGCAGACTGCTTCTGCTCCGACACGGGTCACAGCGAGCCATGCACCCAGCACCAAGCCCATAACTTCTCATGTTTAG GTCCCGCTAAAGGACTTCTGTCTGGAAATGACGGGCTCGCTCGGCGGCCGCACCTGCCGCAGCCTCTGCTGCAGGATTAcaaggaggagcaggagagacCGTGCCATCAAATGTCACCTCTGtcggaggagagacagacagacggtgCGGACAAGCAGGGCAACTCGGCCAAGAAGAAGACGCGCACGGTTTTCTCCCGGAGTCAGGTGTACCAGCTGGAGTCCACCTTCGACATGAAGCGGTACCTGAGCAGCTCGGAGCGGGCCTGCTTAGCCTCCAGCCTGCAGCTGACGGAGACTCAGGTCAAGACGTGGTTTCAGAACAGGAGGAACAAATGGAAACGGCAGCTCTCAGCTGAACTGGAGGCGGCCAACATGGCCCACGCCTCCGCACAGACACTAGTGGGGATGCCGCTGGTTTTCAGAGATAACTCCTTACTGCGTGTTCCAGTTCCCCGGTCTATCGCCTTTCCGACGCCCCTGTACTACCCGGGGAGCAACCTGCCAGCGCTACCTTTATACAACCTGTATAACAAGATTGAGTACTGA